The window ACTCGTCTGCAAAGAGAAATATTCGAGCGAGATTTATCAAAATACGTTGTTGGCTGTACGGTCTTGTTTAAATGCAAAGTTtttgtgatgtaaaaaaaaaaaaaaggataaaccAGAGTACGCTTTCAtaccttttatttattattattcttacaCCTCAAGcctgtataaataaattaattataataaaattaaataatataataaaatttataataaataaatgaataaaacaagaaacagtggatagttttttttttccccaaaacaatttagaggcccttttttttttttaattactgtcAGTCAGGGGCGGCGCTACATGGTGGCCACGGGGGTCCAGGGATCTCTGGCCCTCCTCATCTCTGTATTCTTCGATCCCTTCAAACTCTTTCCTTGACGGTTTCCCTTCCAGCAAGATTCTCTTCTCTCTGACAACTCACTATTTTAAGCTGGAGGAAGGAGGCGAGCGCTCCCTCTGCATAACATtcggcttcttcttcttcgtcaAAGCCATGGCCATTCTCATCGTTACGGAAAACTACCTGGAATTTGGTCTGGAAACCGGTGAATGCTGCTCCGTCCTCAAGCCTCAACTTTCTGTCGTCCTCAAACTGAActgtctttttgtcttctctccGAGGTTTTGCCAACTTCTCTGATAGCGCACTGCAGTTCCTGGAACACCAAGGCTTGGAGTCGCAGTAAGTTTGCTTGAACTCATGTTTATTGCCTTGAGAAAGTCTTCCTGACTCCACAATTTCTCCACTTTTCAGGGGTCCCATTTCAAAACTTACCTTCAAGCTAATCCTCGCCTTCCTCTGCGCTCTGATCGGAGCCTTTTTAACCTTCCCAGGTCTGCGATTGGCCCAGATGCACCTCGACGCCCTCAATGTGACCACTGCCAAATTTACGCAGTGAGGCACAGCATTTCATTATGTAGCtttcagcagtttttttttttcttcccaataTTCTACGCACATATTAACCTTTGACTCTCCTGCTCACTTCAGAACTTTGCTTCATATCAATTTCCTGTCGCCGCTCATCATGGTCCTGCTTTGGGTGAAGCCCATCACCAAGGACTACATCATGAACCCCACCCTGGGAAAGGACAGCTCGCCTTTGTGAGTAAACCAGATCGGAACGTAACCGCTCTTTTTGCCACCCGTCTCGTTGTTGTGTGACTCAGCGCTGCTCCGTGTCTCCGTGTCAGGATGGCTGAGCAGACGTACGACACGCTGCGGTTATGGGCCATCATACTGATGTGCGCGCTGCGGCTGGCCATGATGAGGCATCATTTGCAGGCCTACCTCAACCTGGCGGAGAAGGCGGTGGAGCGGATGAAGAAGGAGGCGGGGCGAATAAGTACCGTCGACCTGCAGAAGATGGTGATTGGCGTCATCTGATTCCCAAAAGCAGCGTTgtcaaacttgttttcatcacccccctctctctcttttttttttttgtctttgttcttcAGGTTGCACGTGTTTTTTACTACTTGTGTGTAATCGCACTACAGTATGTGACACCCCTGGTGATGTTGCTGCACACGACTTTGCTGCTAAAAACCTTAGGTGAGCCTTCTTGACGGCCGTCCTAATAACTCCACAGACTTGAATACAAGACCTGAAaaaattccaaagaaaagcaattttcaaatcatccTGATGCCATCTCTTTTGTTCTTTGGAGACAATTTGATAGTGTGATGAAAGCAAACGTAAGAACACATTCCATGTGAACGCTGACAGGTGTGGAAATCCAAAATTTGTTGAGTGATTGTGCTGCTGCTTAGCGTGATGGAACAAGCAccggagagaaaaaaagtgttcattttTGATTATCATGCACACAAGTACAAAGGAAAAGTTTGACCTgtatattaaatcaatatttttcattgaaataaattgaaatgccATAATCGGGTCCCTGTGAGCCCACTTTGATGTACCGTGTCGCTTGTTGATGTCAGGTGGACACTCATGGGGATTCCATGTTGAAGAAGAGCTGCCTTGCACCCATCAGATGGACTCTGCATCATGGGAAGCAACAATAGCGCCCCCGGTGGTGGAGGCGGGAGCGCGGTCCTCCGTCACCCAACTCTCCGTAGCCCTGGGGGGACTGAAGACCGTCTTCAGCCCTTTACTTTTCCGGGGCCTCTTCTCTTTCTTCACGTGGTGGATCGCTGCCTGCCTGTTCTCCACCTCCCTCTTTGGCCTCTTCTACCATCAGTATCTAATGGCGGCGTAAAACaaggccccgcccccccccgccGCACTGACTCACCATATCATCGGAACTATCGGTTTGACTCCCAGTGCTTCCTCCGCAGATGACAACTGTGTGGTTTTTCCATTCACTCCTTTTTATTCACATTACAAGATTTCTTACATTTAGTAACGATCACAAACACGTGACTGACAAAGTAACAATGGTGGTTAAAGACTGTATATCATGCTggacatttattattttttattttttttccccctctcctGCAGTTATTCACAAGGAAgtatgttttggtttttgacTGAGTTATGGCGGCTAACTTGTTGGGTGCAAGACACGCACCTAAAGAGACTCTGAGATGAGCTGCCCTGTCGAAAAGTGTTTGAAAGAGTCTTAAAGCGACGGCGCATGACGGAGGAGCCAATCGGCCAACATTCGATTGCTTGAATGTGTCCAAATGAAGTTCAAGACGTTCCAGAAGATGTTGAAACAAGCAGCGTgacctcttgtttttttttttttttgtttaaatatgAAACTGAGCCATTTTGAAACAAGCGCGGAGCTCTTTCCAAGCAGTTGTGACTGTTTTCAGAAGGGGAGGGGCCGTGCTCAGATGAGCTGTTTGCATGCACGGAGGAGGGCAAGATGTGTCGCCTACTGTTGTTGATGCGAAAATGCCTTTTAAGTTTTTCTTCCCTTGATTGTTTTGCTAACtctaatcactttttttttttcctcccctgtTTGAGTTTTTCTAACAAATCAAGTTGATTGGTGCCAAGTGTTCCCATGCCTGTCTCAAACCACATCTCCACCTTAAGGGCCTTACAGTTCATGaagaattgtgtgtgtgtgtgtttttgtatgcGCAAATCAAGACCGAAGTGTATTTCTTGACAAAGCTAATACAAATGTCCAAACGTTTCAAAAAACAGGGCACAATGTCCAACACTTTTGTGCCCTTCGCTACCTTCGTTCGCTTTTCCCACGGGAGACAACTGAAcatatttttactttgacaAAATGGGGAAACAACGAATGTATCAAGCCTGCCTGAATTGGATgtgattcatttttcttttgaacccCTCCACACTTCCTTTTAGTCATTCTGCTACAAACTTAATGTGGTCGCAATTTTATGTCCTAATGACTGTTTTATTGatctttttgttgtatttattaaaGACGTCTAGGCCTGTAAACATTATTGACTTGAATCACTTTTGTACATGTTACGACAATTCaatttcatctttttctttttgcgcGGCCTGTTCGGTTGGGAAGTAGCTGGGATACTTTCAGGATTCGCTTTTCTTCTGTCCAGTGCCACTAaaagttttgcttttattcCATTTCATGGATTCATAAAGTAATGTACTGATGTTGCTCccgtatgtatttatttcagcattggaatttctttttaaataaattatgttcttttctttgtgGATCTGTTCATCCTTCACACTTGACAAAtattggaaaatgaaaaaaaaaacactgatttGTTGAAATGTATTACAGATAAGAGTGCACAACTGCATTCAAGTAGCACCATTGTGATTTCCACTGCCATTGTCCATGTCTTTAATACCTCAATAAGACCATTACCACTCCAGCTGAGATATGTGTCCTTGTGTAAACGACTATTGATTAAGATCAATTTAGCTCATCTTGCCGCTGTGTCCTTGCTGCAAACAGCAAATGCTTCCAAAGTCCTCTTAGCGCACGAAAATTACTTATGGCCTCAAGTGCCTTTGTCGGGCCGAGCGGCAAAACTGGACCAATGCATCTGTAGGTCTCGATCAATAAGAGATTATAAGCATTCCAAATAGACTCGACTCGTGAAGAGGTTCCCCCATTCACTTGATTTAGCGCAGTGCTTCTGAAATAATGAGTATTCGCTCTACAATGAAGAGCGCAGggaacatacgcacacactagtgatgtgcattacAGTTcgtttaagtgaactgaatctttagaataagtgtgattccctcgttaagtgcaccttattaggtacacttgaaaatggcggtgtacctaatgcaAAGTCCGTGtaattccctcgttaagtgcacctgcgtgaaaagttttagctcctgcggaacgtgaaagtgaccaaaaacctttcacgcaggtgcgcttaacgagggtcacttgcaaaacatgttggaacgcggccccgaggacgagAGCTTGAcacttgtgacctttgaccatgatatttccctaataaagtggcctgttattaggtacacttgagaatggcggtgtacctaatggagtgtccgtgtgattccctcgttaagtgcacctgcgggaaaagttttagctcctgcggaacgtgaaaggggctaaaacttttcacgcaggtgcgcttaacgagggtcacttggaaaacatgttggaacgcggcccccgaggactagagcttgacacctgtgacctttgaccatgatatttccctaataaagtggcctgttattaggtacacttgagaatggcggtgtacctaatggagtgtccgtgtgattccctcgttaagtgcacctgcgtgaaaagttttagctcctgcggaacgtgaaaggggctaaaacttttcacgcaggtgcgcttaacgagggtcacttgcaaaacatgttggaacgcggcccctgaggactagagcttgacacctgtgacctttgaccatgatatttccctaataaagtggcctgttattaggtacacttgagaatggcggtgtacctaatggagtgtccgtgtgattccctcgttaagtgcacctgcgtgaaaagttttagctcctgcggcacgtgaaaggggctaaaacttttcacgcaggtgcgcttaacgagggtcacttgcaaaacatgttggaacgcggccccgaggactagggcttgacacctgtgacctttgaccatgatatttccctaataaagtggcctgttattaggtacacttgagaatggcggtgtacctaatggagtgtccgtgtgattccctcgttaagtgcacctgcgtgaaaagttttagctcctgcggaacgtgaaaggggctaaaacttttcacgcaggtgcgcttaacgaggatCACTtgcaaaacatgttggaacgcggccccgaggactagggcttgacacctgtgacctttgaccatgatatttccctaataaagtggcctgttattaggtacacttgaaaatggcggtgtacctaatggagtgtccgtgtgattccctcgttaagtgcacctgcgtgaaaagttttagctcctgcggcacgtgaaaggggctaaaacttttcacgcaggtgcgcttaacgagggtcacttgcaaaacatgttggaacgcggccccgaggactagggcttgacacctgtgacctttgaccatgatatttccctaataaagtggcctgttattaggtacacttgagaatggcggtgtacctaatggagtgtccgtgtgattccctcgttaagtgcacctgcgtgaaaagttttagctcctgcggaacgtgaaaggggctaaaacttttcacgcaggtgcgcttaacgaggatCACTtgcaaaacatgttggaacgcggccccgaggactagggcttgacacctgtgacctttgaccatgatatttccctaataaagtggcctgttattaggtacacttgaaaatggcggtgtacctaatggagtgtccgtgtgattccctcgttaagtgcacctgcgtgaaaagttttagctcctgcggcacgtgaaaggggctaaaacttttcacgcaggtgcgcttaacgagggtcacttgcaaaacatgttggaacgcggccccgaggactagggcttgacacctgtgacctttgaccatgatatttccctaataatgtggcctgttattaggtacacttgaaaatggaggtgtacctaatggagtgtccgtgtgattccctcgttaagtgcacctgcgtgaaaagttttagctcctgcagaacgtgaaaggagctaaatcttttcacgcaggtgtttttaacgagggtaacttggaaaacatattggaacgcggcccctcgaggactggaggtcgacacccctggtttaagtgaaaagtgccacacccgccctcacccccactttctgattggctggttgatctgtgacatcactcggacactccattaggtacaccgccatttttaggtgtacctaataacaggccagttcattagggaaaaatcacggccaaagcttaactgaaagtgaaaagtgccacacccgccctcacccccacctcctgattggctggttgatctgtgatgtcacacggacactccattaggtacaccacaattttcaggtgtacctcataactttatgtattttttatacgtgtcaagaatgtgtatttgacgacttgctctttattttgggggacaccaacacatattacacaacgtaaaacacatacatattgtcatataaagcagttaaccaaatgtcagatttttgttttcatgcacaaaaaaataaaaacaaggaataaaacaccagacaagttttaacaggttttaatgtttattaaaataataataataataattaaagtaaatttcaaaccagcaatctaatgtgaaattgcagtagatatattggataacaatatttaagattcaagagtttttattcgccatgtttgagcgtgccaaacaaggagtttatttgacttcggtacatcacaatcctctgttcaacatttaggtgactaacaacactcaggacgtgtgaaaaatgacaaatattctcaaacatcccctgatcttaaactcccaggagggcaaggaaaaactcaaaactccaactaggggaaatgagaaacgtTGAgcagagaccacagatgggagggtccctcttccaggatgaccaggctgcaatggatgcagagaggacacagtacagtgtagacaattcaaaaaaggtgtggagagcaggatgttgttgcacagcaatgactctgagactctgagtggtgtgagttgaTCAGAGCAAcagtctctgtgtctgctggttttggcgtacagagctctataacgccgtccggaggggagtagttcaaacagactgcaacctgggtgagatgGGTATAtgtgcatacacgttatttgaAGTGTTATCAAATCAAgatgacccaaagagaagcatcatCTCCcggttgttgcataacggcgcatcccttcatgcaataaagttagtggagtaaacgtgcataaaagaagtggtgtttcagtgagtggttctttctttccttggcgaATCGTAATACAtacttacatagttcacgccaggagggtgacgcaacacgttcactgactgatccgttgatgcacaggaaggaaggcagttgacccattgactcgttcgcgaacgcgaaagtcaggattcgttccctcactgatcagttctcgcgatgaactggaaatgcaaatcactcactgactgactcgttcactcacagaccCGTTcggttggtgaacgggaaatgcaattcacaacatcaacaggaagtgacgtcattatcttctttgttttgttttacggtgaggtggcaccagcttcaatacgcattactgacacctactggttgaagtcatatgaactggaaaaaaagaattggttcactcgttcactgaaaggattcggtcttttgaacgaatcgttcactcacgagccaacactagcaCACAGCACAGACAGAGCAGGCGATACAAAGTGCAGTGGGACgccatggaaaaatattgaacagaTATTATAATAagataatataatatttaacttttttatttatttttttgttttttctaatGTCTCCCTAAGGGGGGCATCACAGCagcacagaaaataattgagaagcactgattTAGCGACTCAATTTTTGGACCATTTCAAACCTAAAGTTTAGCAATAGAGATTATGTACACAGTCCTCAATAAAACTCacgatgaaaagaaaaatcccctTGCCGAGTGTATTGACAACAATAAAAGCTCATTCTTGGCTGTTGATATTTTTCTGGTTTGAATGGCTCTTACTTTAATTGACATTTAACAAAGTGTGTCCTTGGACAAGCAAGCACTGATTGAGACTGTCAATGGCCACTTGGATGTAACCTTTTCTATCAAACATTCAATTCACACATTTAGCGACCGGGCGGGTGTGTCATATATTGAGAAGTTTGAGATATTTGTCACACTGTACATGGATAGTGCAATAAGATTAATAAGAAGTTTTTATTCAGCCAAACTGGGTGAAGCCAGAGGAATGCAAACTGCATGCAATGTTAGGGGCTAAGGCTCgggctaaggttagggttagagctaaagttagggtttaaaactagggttagggtttcaaactaaggttagtgtttcaaagtagggtttaaagcagATATGTGCATATGACATTTATCACACTATAACGAAGAGGTAACGTGTAATATAGAGATGAATATTTGTCATCCTGCTGTTGTTCCTATGTCAACCCCCTCCTTTATGCCAAGCATCAGAGTGGAGTGCCCCCTGGTGCCACCAAACAAGCGTGACATTGAATGCAAGAGTGTTTCCAAATTCTCAGGCTCGCTACTCCCAAGGCTGCATTTTCTGACGTCATGCGGCCGAATAATGCGGCCTTCGAGGATGCAGCTTTAGAATATGGATAGAGTTGAGTGTACGTCTTTTCCTGGCATCCAATCAGTGAGCACTTCAGCATTGCGCTCACAAATCAATTTGATGACTTGGCGGCGAATGCCATTGGTCAGAAATTTTAAGTCCATTTTACAAGGAGAGTTTTCTTTACAAATGTTGTTGCATTCAGATGATTATTCAAATGACGATGACATGATCCTGTCGGGAGAATTACTTTCCCATTGGCTTGCGTTTGAGGGGGTCACACACACCCGTGACCCCTTGACAGCAAATCGGCGGCATCCGCGACGTGCGCTGACCGGCGGCAAAGGCGGCGGGGTCACCGGCGTCATCTCAAATGAGTCTCTTGGGAGAAAATGAGCCGGAGACATTTGGAAGGGGTCCTTTCCTTTGCTGCGGAGACACTGCAGAAACACTGTAGGTCAAAAAATGTCTGAGaacctttttttgtcctgCGATATTTGAGTCTACAATAGAAAATGTAGCAGTCTTTCATCATTATCAATTTAGCTCCTAATGAAAGGAGAGAATTATCTCGCACTTTTACCACATTAGTGAATATAACATAAAATGTGCGGCTCCTTTTGAAGGCATTGCCTTTATTCTCGCGACAAAAAGACTTATTATCCGGCGTCGGCGGCCGCATATTAAATAAGAAAAGCGAGCATCAGTCACCGTGCACAATGCATAGCTGCTTTAAATGACGCCATTATCTCTGATGTCATAGAGGGAAGCAGGAGGAGAGGAGGTCGGACGTTTCGAATAAAGAAGACGTGATGTGGGGGTGGGAAAAGGCATGAGCGCACCCCTTCTACTT is drawn from Syngnathus acus chromosome 9, fSynAcu1.2, whole genome shotgun sequence and contains these coding sequences:
- the tmem161b gene encoding transmembrane protein 161B: MGVIGVQLVVTMVMASVIQKIIPHYSFARWLLCSGSLRWYQHPTEDELRNLAGKQKGQKRKDRKYNGHIDNKPLTVPKDIDLQLETKYITEVDTLALHYFPEFQWLVDFTVAATVVYLITELYYSVAQPSGEMNISVVWSMLVLAFVVKILFSLTTHYFKLEEGGERSLCITFGFFFFVKAMAILIVTENYLEFGLETGFANFSDSALQFLEHQGLESQGPISKLTFKLILAFLCALIGAFLTFPGLRLAQMHLDALNVTTAKFTQTLLHINFLSPLIMVLLWVKPITKDYIMNPTLGKDSSPLMAEQTYDTLRLWAIILMCALRLAMMRHHLQAYLNLAEKAVERMKKEAGRISTVDLQKMVARVFYYLCVIALQYVTPLVMLLHTTLLLKTLGGHSWGFHVEEELPCTHQMDSASWEATIAPPVVEAGARSSVTQLSVALGGLKTVFSPLLFRGLFSFFTWWIAACLFSTSLFGLFYHQYLMAA